CCAAGCGGTCCACGCGGTCCTTGCTCGGGGCCGGCTTTGCCAGCTCCTCTTCGATCTTCTCCACGGTCTCCTTCGCGTCCGCGTGGTCGTCCGGGCTCAATTTTTCCGCGGCGAGTTGCGCCAGCACCTTTTCCAGCAGCTCCTTCAGTTCGCCGTTCGGAGTCCCCTCTTGGTGGGTATTGGTCTGGTGCGGCTGGTTGATGACTTTGGCCTTGTTGAACTGGATGGAACCGCTGCCCGTGGTTTTGATTTCGTCGCCCATGTGGTTCTCCTGGTGAGGGGGGTGGGTACTCGGGCCTGTGTTGAACTGGGCGTTCTGAATGTTGAAGACGTTGCCCCTCCCGTCCCCCGGTTCCGGTTCCGGCCTCACGCCGGTGAGCAGGTCCCGCACGGTGAACAGGACGTTCGTGCCCGGGCACGGCACCCGGGGCACTTTTGTGCGCTCGCAGGTCTCCAGGAACTCGAAGTCGAACGCGGCGTCGGGTTGCCCGGGGATCTCGACCGGTACCTGGGCGAACACGTCCTTGCCGGGCGCGAGGTTGTTCAGGTCGTGGACCGCGGCGAAGTGGTGGCGGGCAATGGCCAGGGCGCTGCGGCGCGGCGCCTCGGGGCCGCGCACGGTGACCCAGAGCCGGCGCTTGTGGGGCTCCATCCGCACGAGCACCTCGCACCCTTCGATCCCGAGCACGACCCCGTTGAGCCACGCGATCCGGGGGGTCGTCAGGTGCCGGTGCGCGAACACCACGAACCGGGGCAGGAGCCCGCGGGCCGGGGCGTCCTGGTACTCGTAGCGGAACCGGAGCAGCCCGGGCGCGTCCCACCCCGGGAGGTTCGGTTCGGTGACCGGCACCTGGTTCGGGACGAGGTACCGGTCCCGGGCCGCCGGGAGCCGGAAGCTGAGCCCGAAGCGCTCCATCATCTCGGCGATGAACGGCCAGCGCTCAGGCGGGTAGTCCTTCGGCGGGAGCCCGGCGAGCAGCGCGCCGAGTTCGCCGACGGAGAACTCGCCCCCGGCCGCCACGACGGCGGCGTGGGTGAGGATGCGGTACACGGCGGTGGTGAGCCAGTTCGGGTCGAGCAGCGTGGTGTCGTCGTACTTCACCACCACCCCGATCCGGTCGAGCAGTTCGAGCAGGTTCTCCTGCTCGAGCCGGTCCGTGATGCCCTGGGCGCGGCACTTGTCGCGGTACTTGTTGGTGTTCAGGATCGAGGCCCGGCGCGCGGTCTTGGCCAGTTCCTCTTTGACGTTGAAGTAGCTCCGCGGGAACGGGTCCCGGACGTGTGGCAGCTCGGCCTGGATCACCTCGACGACGGCCCGGCGCAACTCGTCGATGCCCTGGCCCTTGAACTCGGCCCGGCACGAGGTGCGGACGAAGCGCTTGATGACGGGGAACTCGCGCCGGAGGCGCTTTTCGTCGGTCTGGAGGTTCTGGTTCCCTTCGTACTTGTTGATGACGACGATGACGGGCACGTCCT
This region of Gemmata massiliana genomic DNA includes:
- a CDS encoding leucine-rich repeat domain-containing protein — encoded protein: MPSPEVERVRAKYRKTPGPLLELPLELTERDFGDLTRAADAFSGVEELRIRSYDADWISAGLTAFARRLKKLSRLDLSASHDLSDAGVAALARNLTNLQALYLSSCTQITDTGVKALAQCLTNLRTLDLSNCNQITDTGVKALAHGLTNLHALNLYGCGQITDAGATALARGLTNLHALDLYGCGQITDAGATALAHGLTNLHTLYLSGCGKITDAGVAELARNLTNLHTLYLRNCNQITDAGVAELARNLTNLRTLDLRNCKQITALPESINRSHKLERLELSGTSLRTLPASLRELPHLRHLDVADISWLDLPDELTRHPETPQAILDYCSRTATEGKRMLNEAKLILVGNEAVGKTSLVNFLVRGEPCRDTPKTSGVAILEGVDVTNWKMDRDATGNAPLSLNVWDFGGQQVLYETHRFFLTARSLYLVVLSARKENETEQEAHLIAWLRSIRTRTLEDVPVIVVINKYEGNQNLQTDEKRLRREFPVIKRFVRTSCRAEFKGQGIDELRRAVVEVIQAELPHVRDPFPRSYFNVKEELAKTARRASILNTNKYRDKCRAQGITDRLEQENLLELLDRIGVVVKYDDTTLLDPNWLTTAVYRILTHAAVVAAGGEFSVGELGALLAGLPPKDYPPERWPFIAEMMERFGLSFRLPAARDRYLVPNQVPVTEPNLPGWDAPGLLRFRYEYQDAPARGLLPRFVVFAHRHLTTPRIAWLNGVVLGIEGCEVLVRMEPHKRRLWVTVRGPEAPRRSALAIARHHFAAVHDLNNLAPGKDVFAQVPVEIPGQPDAAFDFEFLETCERTKVPRVPCPGTNVLFTVRDLLTGVRPEPEPGDGRGNVFNIQNAQFNTGPSTHPPHQENHMGDEIKTTGSGSIQFNKAKVINQPHQTNTHQEGTPNGELKELLEKVLAQLAAEKLSPDDHADAKETVEKIEEELAKPAPSKDRVDRLVSTIERISAVAGGVLRAAGSIAALLR